Proteins from one Phyllobacterium zundukense genomic window:
- a CDS encoding ImuA family protein — protein MTTVDLTALRRDIASLGERNAHAAQRSTFDLGDNEIDRVFHEGMQRGAVHEIFAEEAGDAGAATGFAIALVLRASPDQSPILWLEEDFAAQENGFPYAPGLQNIGLDPQRLIIVRCASPQDVLKAASDSLGIRGTGAVIIAPWSNPKCLDLTASRKLLLTAQQTDVPAFLLRLGAYPSENAAITRWLIRAAPSQSSGANAPGHPVFDATLIRNRQGMTGHWILQWESDDHVFRQIEPVSGTMVSAPSYRPPQTRKSGTRPY, from the coding sequence GTGACAACCGTCGATCTTACGGCGTTGAGACGCGACATAGCCTCTCTTGGAGAAAGGAATGCGCATGCTGCGCAGCGCTCCACCTTTGACCTTGGGGACAATGAAATCGACCGCGTATTCCACGAGGGTATGCAGCGTGGTGCCGTGCATGAAATCTTCGCAGAAGAAGCTGGCGACGCAGGTGCGGCGACCGGTTTCGCCATTGCCCTTGTCCTGCGCGCTTCCCCGGATCAAAGCCCTATTCTATGGTTGGAAGAAGATTTTGCAGCGCAAGAGAATGGCTTCCCATATGCTCCCGGCTTGCAAAATATCGGGCTTGATCCGCAACGCCTCATTATCGTGCGATGCGCCTCCCCGCAGGATGTTTTGAAAGCTGCTTCGGACAGTCTCGGTATTCGTGGCACGGGTGCCGTCATTATTGCGCCTTGGAGCAACCCGAAGTGTCTGGATCTGACCGCCTCACGCAAACTGCTGCTGACTGCGCAACAAACCGATGTGCCGGCTTTTCTTCTACGATTGGGTGCATACCCCAGCGAAAATGCTGCCATCACACGCTGGTTGATCAGGGCCGCACCTTCACAATCAAGTGGCGCCAATGCACCAGGCCATCCGGTTTTCGACGCCACGCTCATACGCAACAGACAGGGAATGACAGGCCATTGGATCCTGCAATGGGAAAGTGATGATCATGTTTTCAGACAGATCGAGCCGGTTTCTGGCACTATGGTTTCCGCACCTTCCTACCGACCGCCTCAAACGCGAAAATCCGGGACGCGCCCATACTGA
- a CDS encoding Lrp/AsnC family transcriptional regulator, with protein sequence MLSEADHALLSLLRENARASTAELARKLRVSRTTVQSRIERLEKRGMIRRYSVQLSPEYEQNLVKAHVLVTALPKLAVKVEAALRKIAWVRTLHSVSGQFDMIVIVEAPSIQELDKLLDEIGALEGVERTMSSIILSTRIDR encoded by the coding sequence ATGCTGTCAGAAGCCGATCATGCCCTGCTTTCATTGCTGCGCGAGAATGCGAGAGCCTCGACTGCCGAGCTTGCCCGCAAGCTGCGCGTATCACGCACCACTGTGCAAAGCCGCATCGAGCGGTTGGAAAAACGCGGTATGATAAGGCGGTATAGCGTTCAGCTTTCCCCCGAATACGAACAGAACCTGGTCAAGGCGCATGTGCTGGTGACGGCCTTGCCGAAACTGGCTGTGAAGGTTGAGGCGGCCTTGCGGAAAATCGCCTGGGTCAGAACGCTTCATTCTGTTAGCGGTCAATTCGATATGATCGTTATCGTTGAAGCACCTTCGATACAGGAACTGGACAAATTGCTCGACGAGATCGGCGCTCTTGAAGGTGTCGAACGCACCATGTCGTCGATTATTCTCTCCACCCGTATCGATCGATAA